In Dermacentor albipictus isolate Rhodes 1998 colony chromosome 6, USDA_Dalb.pri_finalv2, whole genome shotgun sequence, the following proteins share a genomic window:
- the LOC135897691 gene encoding zinc finger protein 660-like isoform X2, whose amino-acid sequence MTLPQADWHSNHLEAWAATGMAASQPVDSGRPSEADRTDALMCSHCGFMSYSEAGLVEHQRVLHTGPLLDPVAGYRCQFCPCSFSHRDRLLCHLEKHTGLGFLRCFVCGKKFSSMNHLVRHVKTTHSRVKRFPCHLCPSKFSRKDTLVAHIRKHQIDIAKH is encoded by the coding sequence CCGACTGGCACAGCAACCACCTCGAAGCATGGGCTGCCACAGGCATGGCTGCAAGCCAACCTGTAGACAGTGGCAGGCCCTCGGAAGCTGACAGGACCGATGCCTTGATGTGCAGCCATTGTGGCTTCATGAGCTACAGCGAAGCTGGCCTTGTGGAGCATCAGCGAGTCCTCCACACAGGGCCTCTCCTTGACCCAGTGGCAGGTTACCGGTGCCAGTTTTGCCCATGCTCGTTCTCGCACCGTGACCGCCTGCTGTGCCACCTGGAGAAGCACACCGGCTTGGGTTTCCTGCGCTGCTTTGTGTGTGGAAAGAAATTCTCGAGTATGAACCATCTGGTGCGCCATGTCAAGACGACGCACAGCAGAGTCAAGCGCTTCCCCTGCCACCTGTGCCCGAGCAAGTTCTCGCGCAAAGACACCCTTGTTGCGCACATTCGGAAGCACCAGATCGACATTGCCAAGCATTGA
- the LOC135897691 gene encoding zinc finger protein 687a-like isoform X3: MTLPQAHCYSGMPCTEAGVSPPLTFVKEEIEDDSDSEADSDVPCDANNFVSHQEANAVVPRPRFVCESCCTSFRKKEHYVSHMSKQHATTQCFLCKRKFGRQRDLTRHLSTKHGAAQCFPCHLCPSIFSRKTSLLGHIRRRHSGATKQ, translated from the coding sequence CCCACTGCTACAGCGGCATGCCTTGCACAGAAGCTGGTGTATCTCCTCCTCTAACTTTTGTCAAGGAAGAGATCGAGGATGATAGTGATTCGGAAGCTGACTCCGACGTGCCGTGTGATGCCAACAACTTCGTGAGCCACCAGGAGGCCAATGCAGTCGTTCCCCGTCCGAGGTTCGTGTGCGAGTCCTGCTGCACCAGCTTCAGGAAGAAAGAGCACTACGTGTCGCACATGTCGAAGCAGCATGCCACCACCCAGTGTTTCCTGTGCAAGAGGAAGTTTGGGCGACAGCGGGACCTCACGCGCCACCTCAGCACGAAGCATGGCGCTGCCCAGTGCTTCCCTTGCCACCTCTGCCCAAGCATTTTCTCGCGCAAGACCAGCCTGCTCGGGCACATTCGGAGACGCCACAGTGGTGCAACCAAGCAATGA